The DNA sequence TGTTGATTTCGTCTGGATTTGTGCTGTTTCCGAGCACTATTGACAGCAACATTATCACGTGGCTTAGGGCAATCTTTCAGTGCATGGCTGTATGAACCACAGTTAAAACAACGGGAGGTCTCCAGTTTCTCCACTCCTCTGCAGAACCAATGAAGATATCAGATTGGGATCATGCGATGATTTTATAGAACTCTTAGTAAATAATTGGACAATGTTATGCCTTTGTTTCTTCAACTAATCCATAAATCTCATAATGACTGACCAGTCAGTGAGTATAATTCCAGTCCACCTATGATTCACAAACTGCAAACCGTTTATAAGAAACTGATTCGGTATATAACTTTATGCTAGCTGTGGGTTTCTATGTCTTCTTGTAAGGCCGTGTACCATACACAAACTGTATGTACCAAGTCAACATGCGTCATTTTCATatcacacacacccccacaagAGAGACAGAACTTGAAAGTTCCACATCAGGTGAAAGTAATCACACCACTTGGCATATTTAACAGTGTTACTCGAACAGATAAAGGTAAGACAAACAAAGGTCAGAAGAAAAGATGGAAGGACtgccagaaaaaaaaatcttttcagGGTCATACAGCGAAAGAAGGGATTTTCAACCTAAGTCATTTAACACACACCAACCAACTCTAAAATCGACTAAAATAAGCATACCCGTCCAAACCGCTGGAACCATCAACTGAAGTCAAAGCTGAAGAATATCCACGATCATAGAGAGGAACAGAAGTGCCATCCAATGGTATGAACTCCTTACTTGACTGTATCTTTGTTTGGTTATCCACCCAAAAGGTCTACAtgcaatttataaataaaaacaaatataaaaaatcatttcttgATGATTAAAGTAGGATGCAAAGGTATTCATGAACCCAACAAACATCAGAATAATACGAGAATATAACATATGTTCTTTCTGACGAAGTATCTCATTTTTGGATTGCAAAGGAGACATAAAGCAATATTAAAACggtgtattaaaaaaaactattttggATATAGCAACTGATGTTagcaaaatttgataaatgatGCATATATATTCATCAACCCAATGCTTGATAATTGGGTCTGAAAAAAGACTGAGCAAGccaatttctcaattttctccTTGATACTCAGAAATTAGAATGTACTAATGCTACGCAGTTTCTGCTAATTCTTTTACAGGGGAAAAAGTTGCCGAGTCTTTTTTCCAAGGTTGCTTAAGTATATGGAATGTAAAGTTAGGCTTCTATTAGGCAGTAGTTACTTTTTCCAAATAGCTGAAATACATGGAGTACTGACAAAGGTCAAGTCAAGTCATCTCGATTAAACCTCAAAAGTATAGCAGGAAGAGAATCATACTACTGCAGAAGGCTTATCCAAGCCAACACGGAGAGCTGGGAAGTAAGTCTCTTCTCCAGATTCCAGCACTAAATTCGAATCCTGGGTATGATATAATTGCACATCAGCTAAACCATTGTAAGTTATAGCAAAGATTAGAAGCATTGGCCTATACCAACTATACTATGCAGAAATATAAGTGAACAATATTGAAAGAACAAGCTTACATCAGATGTTGAGCAGCTTTGTGAATGCCACCGAGACCACTGCTGTAATAGCTCTTCGAGCTTTTGTTTACTTTCTCTGAGAATGATACAGAAGTTTATGAGATTGTGTTACCATTCTAAGCAAAATGACTGATAGAAGTAATATACCTGGGCAAAGAGTTATAGATTACATGCACTGAAGGTTGCTGCTCATCAAGTGCTATTCGGGGTCTCTTAACACCAGATAAAGCTGGAAGGTTAAGTTATGGAAAGTATCGAACCAGGATATTGGTGATTAGGTGAATCAcagaaagaggagaaaaacatgaaaaataacaaatacaaaatgaaCTCTCAAACTCCTACCGAGACTGAACTCCATGTATGACATAGACGTAATCAAACAAAGCTCGGAAAAGGATACAACCAGCAGTACCTATCTCCCTTTTACCTAAAGAGGTTTCATCATTCTTATGATTGCTCAAACTGATTTCACTTTTAACAGCTGGAGATCCATTTTCAACATGCACAGAGCTGACAGATATATTTTCTACTACAGCAACTGATTCTGTAAATTCAAAGCCAACCGGCAGCACACGGGTGCTGTTTCCTGCATCTTTTTTGCAGTCGGTCATTGTCGAAGCtccaatattttcatgtaCACCACCCAGCATGGTTCCAGTGGCATCCCCATTAATCTCATCCAGTGCCTCAGAATTTAGAGGTGGAGAATCAGATTTAATGGCTTCACAACCAGATTCATATTGATCATCATTCTCACTTCCATGTTCAGAATTACTGGAAGCGGGAAGTTTGGTTAAATCCTCAGTCTCCATAGCATGGGTTATCTCCTCTGGGTAAGTTGAAACTGCATCAATAGGCACATATTTCAGATCTGAACAAAAGTTATCTATTCAAGGGCGTCttaaaataaacacaaaaacTTTAATACTCAGATTTTCAGAGACAGATGATTGCAGAATTGTTGATGACATACAGATGGAGCTAAGACATTTCAGCCACCAGATAAAGTTAACATTCAAACAATCTCAATGTAAAGGATGTGAACTAGACAAGTCAAAATCTCTTGCCATTCGGCAACGTGCTGATTTCTAATATCTTCTACACGGTCTTTTGAATCCTCAAATGGGAACCATTCAGAAGTCATTTACAGATGCACACAACTCTCACTCAAAGAAATGCAAGAAACGATTGTTCTCATGTACCATTCACAGCCTGAAACAATGACAAAAATCaggaaattcaaataatacaaATGTAACAAGGCTAAAGGTGGCATTTTCCTGCAtggaataagaaatttaaatacaaaagtaGATGGGGTATGAAATTCATGTTTAACACAAGACTATTGTTTCAACTACAATGCTAAAAACTTGAATGTCAACAAACAgaattaatttactttgaaAGAAATACGCCAGTCACCGAAAAAGAATTGCCTTTGACAGCGAAGAATGGGAGACCCAGTTAAGTCACAcgaccaaaatattaaaacaccCAATCCTATAGAATCCCGAAACCCTAAAGGCCGTAACTTCATAGTTTGGAGATTGTAGAAACCCATAGAAGCCCAGTCTTTCAACAAAGCAAAAAATGGCCTTCCGAAtgtaaaaaccaaaaaagaactaaataaacccaaaaaaggaaaaaaaaaaaaaagagagagaagaagaagaagaattaacTCAAATCAATAACAGGGCTTTCCTTAACTCGATTGTTTCGTATTACTCAGTCTCACGTAAAATCAGGggagggaaaaagaagaagaagtaaaCTCCGAATTAGGGTTTCCAATTACCCGTCAATTAGGAATTACTGAATGCAGCGGCAACTGAGAATCTGAGAGAGACTTCAGCAATGAGCAAAGCAAAGCCGCCAGCCCACTGAGCTCAGCTGAGGCGCCGagatttgaaattaaagaCGACAAAGAAATCCGTATCTCTGCAAGTCTGTGTATATGTGCGAGAGAGAGGGGGAGAGGAGAGAGGGAGATAGATACTCGAGTCGAGATTCGGGAAGGTCGCGGCCgcctttcttttattttggattttaataattaattgagagGTACCCAAAAGTCTTAGGACCAATCAATCATTCattcataatcaattatacaataaatttcattaacaaaatatattaaactaaTGTAACTTTTCTGTAATTAGAACACACTTCTTGGAATCTAGCACAACTCCCCTCACGaggataattattttaaaatacttattattgatttatttacataaaataatatttcttttattaaattacatttgaataagtcaataatatataaatttttattcaacttttttgctaatatttgACTAAGGAAacgatttttttgttagatggaaacaGATATTAAgactattaaatttaatttttcaaatcataataaatttatttgtaattatatcaaattttaaaatcctgtgtaattatctcaaaatagAAACTAAGTATTACtatcaaattaatacataGATTACCCCAACAAAAATCCAAAGAAAACTAGTAAAACTTCAAAGCTACcatttactctattttttaCCATATAGTTACCATTGTATATATCTGAAATTCACAGCCAAATTTCCTCAAACCTCACACTTATATTAAAGCCCAGATCACATTCACAAATTCACTACATGAAAGACCAAAGTGACCTGAAGTTGTTTGAGTAGGCAGTAGGTAGCTAGTTAGTGAAGGACATGGTTCTTCTCCTTAACCTTCTATTTCCACTGTCTGTATTTCCCATACCATTTACATCATCATTCACTTTCGCCTTCTCCATTCCACTGCAAGAATCCTCCAAATACAATGGATGTACAAGTCGTTGCGAAGCTGAAGGTTCATCAGCAACGTACTCGTTTTCATGAATCTCATCATCACTTGAGCTTTCAACTTCAATAGGAGCCTTTCCCTTTTCGTTTGCCTTTGCATCAGGAACAAGTTCTTCATTTTCAGAGAGAAGATTGTCAGCCTCTTCAATGGGGCTGCTGCTGTAGTCCCCAGAAGAAGTAGTTTCACTAAGTGTGTGAAATATCGTAATACTCTCGTTCTTGGAGCCTTGAAATGAGTAGCTCCTGGATTTGCCATAACGCAACGGTAAGAGGAATTTGGAACGTGATTTCTCTCCGTCTCTGCCTAAACTGTATGTTGTTGAGAGCTTTCTCTTGATgtcttctctttctttaaCCAAATCACTTAGTGTTTCAAGCACTTCGTTGGCTACTGCTTCTTCTGAAGCCTTCAATTCCAGATCTGTGATCATTCTGTCGAATGCTTTCTTTTGGGATAGTAGGGAACGCTACATAGAAACAAGAATGAATATGTGGAGTGTGGATCAGTTAAGGTATGCATGAAAATGATAATGTGAAAGAACATGCAAATCTTATGCTTACTcttttttcaagaaacttCCCCAGGTTGAGACCTTGAagctttttcttcttccaaaaGATGCAGCAATATCGTACTACTGCTCCAAGGAACACTAAAACTACTGATTCAATTAAGAGAAACAATATAATTGTTCTCTCATTGCCTGCATAAAGAAAAATGTCAGACatgaacttttttattatgatattagCAGCAAAGAGAAATTGTGTTAAACTTGCCTGTGTAGATGCTTATGCTCTTGGGCTTCACTTGTGAGCAGCTAGACACAAGTTTCTGGCCTGGAGCCAAAAAAGGGGCACCATGATGTAAGGAACTTACAGGTGGAACTTAATTCAGCTAAGAAAGCAAAAGCTAATGTAGCCGGCAAAAAGAGTATTACATGTGCTACGACAAGGCAATGGGTTGCCGTTTCCTGCATGACAGAAAAGTTAAATGGTTAAGGCTCATCCTGTATGTCCTTTGATTGTTTATTTGTGAACTCTGGAGGAGAGTGTTCTCATAATTTTGCTTGAAAGAAAGCACTTATTTAGTTGTATGAGTGTGGAAATATACACTGCAAGGTATAATTGTGAAAGAGACCAACTTACTTGAAGCAGCAAAAAAAGCCAGAAGAGTTCTTTCATCCAGTACAAAATGTTGCAGATCACTCTGGGACAGCTTGACCAAAAAATTACCTGCTTGTTCAAAACATGAATTACGGCTACTGAAACAGATTTCTTTTCTGAACcagaaagaaaatagaatgaCGAAATAACATAAACGCTCTCCATGcatgcacaaacacacacacgcactaCAGAGAGAGAGTAGAATTACCAGGATCAATTCCAGACCAGTAGGTGGAACCAGAAGCTGGAACAAGCAAAGTTAATGCAACATTTTTCGGTTTTAATGCTGATACATAAGTGTATTCCGCAATTGTCTGTGAAATTTTTCCTTCCATTTCCGTCTGAGAAATGTAAACCGCATACCCGGAGCAGTCAAGTACAGGATTAACTTGGATTACAGAATCCAAACTAGCAGATTTTGGGAATTTTCTCAGAGCTCCTACGGgtgaaaatgaataaagaaatCCATCCAATGAGCCAATAGATATCCAACCTGCTTCATCAACCAACTGTTACTAAATAAGCTGATCAgtcataatttgaataatggATCAGTAATGTACTTAACATTTCTTAAATTAGTTCTCCCGACTAAGTGTATTTGGACCAGAGAAATCAGAAAATCATCATATTAGTCACTCAACTAATAGGGAACAATAATCCAATTACCATTTGCATCGACCACTGGCTCGTAATCTGCTGAACTTAATGGCCCAATACTTCCTTGCCACAAAATGTGTCCTGTGGAAACATCCAATGCCAGGACGAGAGCTGCATCTGGTATAGTAACATAAAGACGACCATTGTTTCCAGGAGTAATTGTAAATGTACTTCCAAATGATCTAAGATCTTGAATCCATTTAAAATAAGGACCACGAATTGATAAGGAATATAGCTCCCCTACACTGTTGGAGATCTGCAAGAAAAAGAGACCAGCCCACATAAATCATCAAGGTAAATGAATTATTCGGTGCCACAAACACCTCATTTAAAACGGCACAAGGTTAAACAGTTGACACAGGATTGACGACTCGAGATAAAGCTAATTCCATAAATCATAGTTAAAACAAGGAAGAATGACAGGAGGGCTGGCATTTTCTCTTTAAGAATGTAACCAAAGAAGAGGTGAGATGAACTTATTATTGGAGCTTACATAGATACTAGCTTCACAGTGATCAATCACAGGTACTGAAGTAAAATGGCACTCTGTAATATTATTCCTGCAACCTTGGAGATATCCGTGCTGATTAAGCACTGGACCAGCTCTCCACACGAGTTGTCCATACAACCTATATGCAAATAGCCCCTGGTTCTTAACGTTAATGACCACGCATGAGCTGAATATGCTTGCAGAGACTCCGATAATTTCTCCTGTTACTTCTGTACCTTGTCCTGGACCAAAAAATACTTCTACGGCAGGTTCAGAAGTTCCAATTCTTAAAGGATAGATTTTTAGTACTCTTTTTTCTGCAACCAAATATATCTGCCAATAGTTGGCCTTGCAAATATTAGTAACCCCATAAACTAAACATTCATAACCTATGCATAATTCATAGTGATTCATGGGACAACATCACAATCATTGTCTGCACATGACAATAGAGCCTGATGTCCCAAGAtcacaaacaacaaaatggaTGGTTATAATTCAGAAATTCAAACTGGACAAGATTCATCCCAGATCCTTGCCTTTCTTGACCCACCATTTACTGGAGCTATATTTGCGTTGCATGTATAACTCAAGTGTACCATCCACGCAATAGAACCATTGCTTTCAAAGGCAAAAAAGTTTCTGCCTGAACAAGCATAAATCCGCCCATCATCTCCAATGAAGTTCTTGAACAGTCTATTAGCAGCTCTCTTGGAAGGTTCATCAGCTGAAATCAAGAAAGGCATTCTACTCTTAGACAACATCATGATGGCAAAACAATTCTTCCCATTATCAGTACCTTCCACATCTTTCACCTCCATATCGGTtataaattcttgatttctaAGTAGACAAACGAAGCATGATCAAGAGGCAAACCATCACAGAATTTAGCAGCATTTCTAACTTGCACCCAGAATAAGGAGAAATgtgaaagaagaaagaaacatgaaCAAATCAATATCTACTTCTCATCCCCATAAGACAAGATCAACATAGTTATATCTTGCGAGAAATCAGAAAACTTCAAGAAACCGCAGAAAGCGAGATACGGAGAGAAAACTACCTGAAAATGAGCGTCCGAATGGTGAAAACTTGTGCAAATGTTTGGAGTTGTAATCAGAGATAACGGGAGTTGGTGGTACAATCACGAACAAGATCATCAAAGTAGAATGAGTGTGAACAAGCAGAGACATCTTCAACGTGGATGATTATGGGTGTGTACAGTTGACAACGAAACTTCATTTATGGGTGGAAATGGAATGATGGTGCTCTGGGAATCAAACAAGAAGCGGTTAATTAACCGCTGATGCTGGTGGCGGGAAAAGAAATGGGCTTTTTATTCCGGTTTGTGGGCTGCTGGACTCCTATAACAAAGTTAGATTTATAcgcaaataattcaaattaatcgatattaatacaaaaaagcAAGGCTGTCTATGTTCACAAACAATAGTCAGTGATATTTctgcattaatttttaaatgtgataattatatttataattagataattttagaaactaattataattactctttttttcttttaaatggctcctaatcattttaatattaatacaccaattcttttgttatatcaataatactttaaattgatctttttaattttaatttattaatttatgttttttatttttatttatgatatactttaaatattatttattttatgtatataaaagtAATGTGTTTCATTAACTAGttatcacaaataaaaaaagaaagtaattcCAATTTAAATTGCGATTCGCTACATATTTTGCATAAATCCCGTATGTGACTATAAATATTTCCGAATTTCATCTACCAACGGAATttgttcacattttttattggAGAACTTTAAGTCATAAACTTCAAATTTCTAATAAcaaatcatttatatttatttgataattacaaaatatgaaattcttcgattttaatatttaaactaTGTTGTTGAGCATTGATAAATTTCGAATTATTTGAACTTGAAatcaattgaaattattttttcaaatctcTCCGTCAAATATATACCCATCAATCCGAATTTAACACCAcacatttctttttgtatttcattCCATATGTGATATAAGTATTCAAATTCTGTCGTACACACAAGCATAGTGTTGGGCTTCATTTTTGGCCCATCTTTGATATGAGccaaaacataataaatgtttGTCTTGATTTGATTTGTAAGTTTTAATGATGTTTTGAAACgcctcatttatttttagtccaaataAATCCCCTAATTATAGGCTCTACAACTAAAAGAACTATATACATactctcatatatatatatatatataaaagaaaaatgatttgacaataaacactAGTTTTTATCTCCCATTAAACAACTTCAAACATAGTGAGATTTTCTGGAcgttttctcttttcctgtTTTCGTCAATTGTGAAATCTAATTCATTTTCTCAATTGTCAAATCAAAGCAACAGTAGGGACTCCATTTAAATTTTCCACCAACCTCTTAGTTGTGATTCAGATaccaaacactcaaaacagaaaacgaaaaggaaaaaggtaaaaagaaaataaaaaacaagagCAAGTGACATGAAGCAAAGAATCAAATCAACCGCACAAGCTTTACCACACAGAGAACAAGTTAACATGCTTATGAAAAACACAAGGTTGTCCCATCAGTACAAAGGCTGAAAGGCTGAAAAATGACTGGGGCAGCAGCAACATCATCAGCTGGGGCTTCCGTCTCTAGCAGGCTAGCATCAAATACGACACCTGCGTGTCTGCTGACTAAAAGGGGCTGACTTGGCCAGCCAATTTTGCTAGTATTTCTGGCACAAATCGTCGTCTTGGAGGAGCCATAGCATCTCTAGCAAGAGCTTCCTTGTCATCAGCATGTATAAAGGCGACCAAATAGTCGAAAAGCTCATCTTTACCACCTCGGAGAGGATCCTGTGTTTTAACACAGACATTAGGATCAGAAGCCAATGTACTTGCAGTGTTGTTGATAGACATACAACTTTGTCTGTCCAAGGAAGACTTAAGAGATGTCATCACAACTACTTATATCTCTATTTATCTAGCAAAATGTTTGGGTTTCTGACAAATTGATCCTCTCTGTATATGATGCATTATATTTGCAGTTTTTATCAGATATGATCATCAAGCAAGCAAATAGAGGAGAAAATTTGACGAGATTTTATCACTTACTTGAAGGAATAAATCTGTATGAGTTTTCCCATCATACAAGATGAGATCTGCTTGAGCCCCTACTTCCCGGAGTGCATTCACAAATGTTTTACTGTATATACAGCACAGTAATGTTAGAAGAAGGCATATACTACAGTTGTTTCACAGAAGGAAAGTCTTGAGTAAATAATACGATGAGATTTACATCCAAAGTATGGATCTTCAGCAACTTCAAAATCACAAGCTCATCACAAAATACCTCTTAAATCAAAATGACCAATTTGATCTTAAGACGCACAAGCTCATTTGGCTACTATTTCTCTCACCCTGTCTACAGATAATGGCAGAAAATTGCTTTTGGCTGGGAATATAGCTGCATCCCTCTAGATTATGACATAACATTTACACAATTAAAGCcaaattttagagaaaagTAATCTAAATTGAACCACTGCTCCCAACAACCCAATTAACTTGCcccataaaaattttaaactcaGTCTAATTTGTGTATTGGATAATGAAGCATGTGTTGCATCAGTTTCCCTGATTTTTCATCTTCCAGGACCGCACCTTTGTCATTTCGACCACAACACCCGATTCCCACCGGTTAAGAAAATAGGGCAAGCAAtgaataatgaattaaatggAGTAAAAAAGATAACAATATCTGTAACTATCATACACATTGGACCCACTGGGTTATATGCATTCAAGTGGTTATTTTGAGGCTTTTGACACAAGAACACATTCAATCATATTTAAGAAAGGAATCAAACACTTGCAGAATTTATCAAGCTAGGAAACTAGataaaactaaattcattTACTGCAAGCAGAAACCACTACATTTATGAAGTCAAGGTAGTTTACTATCATACTTAAGTCAGTAAACCAACCTTGCATCACATGGTATAGAATCATCTGCGGTACCATGGAATAGAATAATACGCGGCAGCAGAGAAACCGCACCACTCGTGCTTGGATGTTGAATAATTAGTTCAGGAGAAAATTCCTCCAAAGCTTTTTCTCCTTCCATGATACTGTGATGTGAATAGCAAACAGTCACATGGAGCAAAGAATTGTCAGAGGCCAAACTTTATACGAGAGTACAAAACATGCATGCAACAGCATCTGGAAGAGATTCAACACCTCAAGAAAATGGAGCGGTACAAGCCTCGACCATGGAAATGATCAACTAGTTTGAGCAAATTGTACCTGTCAACATGATTATCAAGATGTCACACACGAAAAATGCCAATGATTGTGCAATCTAGAAATATTGACTCATTAACAAGAAGAGAATATAATCTCTGAATCTGCATTAGCTTACCCTCCAGACAAACCAAAATAAGCCTTTATCTGGGATACACTCCAAGATATGTTATCACCTCTGGATTCTTTAACTGCCTGCTGCAAGAGAGCACAGGCTGAAATATGTGCACCAGCTGATTGACCCATTAGATAAATCCTGCAAAATGTAAAAGTTATTTCTTTGAGTTAAAAGAACTAATGGTTCACAAATTATGATTGCATCCTGCACTAGTCACAGATTAACGAGTCTCGACACTGATAGAGAAGAAAAACTTGGGACCAGATACTCCATCAAATAATGATATTTCCCATCATACAAACAGCTATAAGAaacatccattttttttagaaaaacataaataaataaataaattcagcTCACTTGTTTGGATCTCCtccaaattcaataatattgtTGCAAATGAATGCAATTCCTTGACAAACATCAGTAACCATATCACTGATTGTCCCCTGTGGAAAATTCCTGCACCCGGTTAAGAACATTATATTCTGGTGAAAAAGATCAATATGATACCCACACATCGAATTGAAGGGACTCATTAGAAAAGTTGCAAACAGGTGAACATCTAGGTTCAATTGAAATGGGAACTCTCCACCAACCTATAACTAAGTgcaatcataaaaataataaaaacaataaactgAATGATTATTATGATAATGAAGAAACATGTACATGAATGTATTATTGACATGCCAGCATGTGAGCTTGTTCTAAATAGATGAAAGCTCTAGAACAATTGGCAGTAAACTTGGCCTCGTTCTGTAATGTTTGTGCATGCCAATTTCCAGGTGCATATCATGCACTATTGCTAGCATCTAATGTACTTATGATGACATTATTTCTCTAAACCAACTAAAGGGTTGATACCAGCTAAACAAATAATCTAGTATTTGGCACTAAACCTAATCATGCATGTCTACTTGACTAAATAATACAAGTATGCTTAACAATTAATATCAGGACTATCATCTCATAACTCAAACAGGGCCAACTACCTATAATCAACACATGCCACTATGATGTCTCTTTCTGCCAATTGTAGTCCTAGGAGGGAACCCCATGCCTTGTACCTGCACGAAACCTTTTCTGTTAGAATTCACTGGAAGCATAATAGGcaaaaagaaggaaatgaaGAGAAGCTAAAGTTAATGGTGTCCGACTCTTACCCAATAATCCACGCCCCACCAGTTATGAATATCACCACTGGCTTCAAATCATCAATATTAGTAGGTAAATATATATCCAACCTGCAACAAACTTTTGCATTTTTAATGAACATGAAAATGAATGAAGTACATGAAAATAGGACAAACATACAAAGAAATACATACCTGTTTCTTGGCTGATCTCCATAAACAACACTTCGACGGACCTGGcttgaaaagaaataatggAACGCAACTGCAAAGTAGCAAGTTGAATAGATCTTATTCTGAATGCAGCTAAATCCCAAATATTAGTTTAGatttagcaaaaaatattCGTAATGGTAGGAGTCCTTTTCCAGGAACATGATATAGATGTCAAGACCTCAGTTACGAATAACGCCAAATTCAACATATTTGTTTCCAAGAGAAATCCGATGCATCT is a window from the Sesamum indicum cultivar Zhongzhi No. 13 linkage group LG15, S_indicum_v1.0, whole genome shotgun sequence genome containing:
- the LOC105177744 gene encoding zinc finger CCHC domain-containing protein 8, whose protein sequence is METEDLTKLPASSNSEHGSENDDQYESGCEAIKSDSPPLNSEALDEINGDATGTMLGGVHENIGASTMTDCKKDAGNSTRVLPVGFEFTESVAVVENISVSSVHVENGSPAVKSEISLSNHKNDETSLGKREIGTAGSLSGVKRPRIALDEQQPSVHVIYNSLPRESKQKLEELLQQWSRWHSQSCSTSDDSNLVLESGEETYFPALRVGLDKPSAVTFWVDNQTKIQSSKEFIPLDGTSVPLYDRGYSSALTSVDGSSGLDGGVEKLETSRCFNCGSYSHALKDCPKPRDNVAVNSARKQHKSRRNQHVNSRNSTRYYQSSRGGKYDGLTPGVLGAETRKLLGLGELDPPPWLNRMREIGYPPGYLDPDVEDQPSGITIFGDETNHEEGEEGEILDSYMEPPRKMTVEFPGINAPIPENADERLWAPVSSTVNPSSEHPHHRDNHSSEHLRGHYYTEQRNNHSSENLSRGHYYTEKRWFGEMEDDGPPGCEPGTSPSLSNHFRRHGDYDSSHHSQSPQTSQSIPWSPSIGRSFSDRGRKSPLVQDRYGSSNYGHYGTFPYSSPR
- the LOC105177762 gene encoding protein GAMETE EXPRESSED 3, which translates into the protein MEVKDVEGTDNGKNCFAIMMLSKSRMPFLISADEPSKRAANRLFKNFIGDDGRIYACSGRNFFAFESNGSIAWMVHLSYTCNANIAPVNGGSRKIYLVAEKRVLKIYPLRIGTSEPAVEVFFGPGQGTEVTGEIIGVSASIFSSCVVINVKNQGLFAYRLYGQLVWRAGPVLNQHGYLQGCRNNITECHFTSVPVIDHCEASIYISNSVGELYSLSIRGPYFKWIQDLRSFGSTFTITPGNNGRLYVTIPDAALVLALDVSTGHILWQGSIGPLSSADYEPVVDANGWISIGSLDGFLYSFSPVGALRKFPKSASLDSVIQVNPVLDCSGYAVYISQTEMEGKISQTIAEYTYVSALKPKNVALTLLVPASGSTYWSGIDPGNFLVKLSQSDLQHFVLDERTLLAFFAASRNGNPLPCRSTCQKLVSSCSQVKPKSISIYTGNERTIILFLLIESVVLVFLGAVVRYCCIFWKKKKLQGLNLGKFLEKRRSLLSQKKAFDRMITDLELKASEEAVANEVLETLSDLVKEREDIKRKLSTTYSLGRDGEKSRSKFLLPLRYGKSRSYSFQGSKNESITIFHTLSETTSSGDYSSSPIEEADNLLSENEELVPDAKANEKGKAPIEVESSSDDEIHENEYVADEPSASQRLVHPLYLEDSCSGMEKAKVNDDVNGMGNTDSGNRRLRRRTMSFTN
- the LOC105177745 gene encoding isoprenylcysteine alpha-carbonyl methylesterase ICME, whose product is METSSSLPANLLSRDSINEIMEEMETDVLVRVSSFPTAPALNQQRRRRVGNKSPSLAKRPCRQQSFSREIGHAAAETYLLTRLSFKLLSYLGVGYRWITRLLALALYAMLLMPGFLQVAFHYFFSSQVRRSVVYGDQPRNRLDIYLPTNIDDLKPVVIFITGGAWIIGYKAWGSLLGLQLAERDIIVACVDYRNFPQGTISDMVTDVCQGIAFICNNIIEFGGDPNKIYLMGQSAGAHISACALLQQAVKESRGDNISWSVSQIKAYFGLSGGYNLLKLVDHFHGRGLYRSIFLSIMEGEKALEEFSPELIIQHPSTSGAVSLLPRIILFHGTADDSIPCDASKTFVNALREVGAQADLILYDGKTHTDLFLQDPLRGGKDELFDYLVAFIHADDKEALARDAMAPPRRRFVPEILAKLAGQVSPF